One Pristiophorus japonicus isolate sPriJap1 chromosome 19, sPriJap1.hap1, whole genome shotgun sequence genomic window carries:
- the LOC139230289 gene encoding keratin-associated protein 6-2-like, with amino-acid sequence MEIGHMMEIGHRMEIGHGTEFGHRMEIGCGMEIGHRMEVGRGTEIGRGTEVGHRMEIGYETEIGHGIEVGHRMELGHGMEIGHEMEVGHGTEIGRGLEIGRGMEIGRGTEIGRGKEFGCGTELGHGTEIGDGMQP; translated from the coding sequence ATGGAGATTGGGCACATGATGGAGATTGGGCACAGGATGGAGATTGGGCATGGGACAGAGTTTGGGCACAGGATGGAGATTGGATGTGGGATGGAGATTGGGCACAGGATGGAGGTTGGGCGTGGGACGGAGATTGGGCGTGGCACGGAGGTTGGGCATAGGATGGAGATTGGATACGAAACGGAGATTGGGCATGGGATTGAGGTTGGGCATAGGATGGAGCTTGGGCATGGGATGGAGATTGGGCATGAGATGGAGGTTGGGCACGGGACAGAGATTGGGCGTGGGCTGGAGATTGGGCGTGGGATGGAGATTGGGCGCGGGACGGAGATTGGGCGTGGGAAGGAGTTTGGGTGTGGGACGGAGCTTGGGCACGGGACAGAGATCGGAGATGGAATGCAGCCATGA